One region of Plasmodium vivax chromosome 7, whole genome shotgun sequence genomic DNA includes:
- a CDS encoding hypothetical protein, conserved (encoded by transcript PVX_098635A), whose protein sequence is MKASFRAACALLLPLLCNGALGQLVSDSRIFLKNKDAYCLYAENVIENNKFEVAADDCDKLAHGNESQITWLSSTNGRLRTQNGLCLKTYKNFLTVSTCSPDLNDKSEMWKIDSEKRLRNENNSCAQLAGNKLFAFTCNDLSTREFEIKLFSEDELNFMKAKYAHKKLQNVNEQSLQNFHAKSEVLIKSYTEAEGKINKFLNTEKEMIKEKDKIANLMSDIKSLINTSSSLANYGTGALMKIYDSIDIRKRNNLLRVPLESLEVNEEKLNELGIESGQVKIVIQSFLNPPGDGNYTFVAKNVVGKLTVKVDSKEIISNADMANETTVSSSLVHLNRNKLVPIYIEVSSAGVGTNPPMPSFSLFWSSKNTPEQVINSLYLYTTVYEKVCYAPFQKKIDCATTFERVPRENRESHFLCPSECAAEGAYPNAASPNFEASPPTCYALTARMCASAVEANLLPPQRGGIIKVTIKERTNENGTPEPCALILPTNMEDNTFRGITDIKLVDMDDFFLNYEANRNLYEGYTGVVTDDKHSLLTKTDLSKRYISDIEINCDRNLRDNYEFSSGSFIVKRVQRPDLTKREEESIVVDAFAVFEKYTSGDGTPIYLPGWTRKTCNNIQLYVKYRQPNDMMNYPSLLLTCDDTFEEIHFANENVVVARCLPYCLHNERPVLGSYIYGPQSAVCKSAIHSGVITNKAGGLIQIRKLKNITQSFTSTMTITRNGVVATITDHNNKDSYYLTKPNGSLCNFPRTSQNINESLNSDSTEDALFSFIQTKSYLMDVPPVALVHRKHAVLKDQLVNMHNLYSTESYRRGLLGGGSGPAGESQSVPRGDHVAHSSDVKVEQNPQLMDSFTSFQQSYDAEKGHLHKLAKKQKGIFSNLIMKNKQINNLNKILSKLRSEQNNYETFIRENQSSVVSLIKQFALITNGKKMIIEKLEKALADVKPITVQTFEEKYNSTNINDNYVIIDGRSVSGPSNWAVERFTNGNLFAAITNDRLIKSGEELYASYILQRHTKLYKGFISCDVKIPYEGNIGIVIKYRDHNNYSNFVINKKEFYFVEMTDGERSPPISKRQMKSLPFQLGAWATLFIEFGYKNVRAYINGKYVNGFETKNDSYGHVGVGMNNCKEKIFFDKIVIGSLDQAKYYNGARKSVAIPSTNDMDDFHKGEKTNHSNEKPVSEEATHIASQIACKPFTERCNLPLDTNWMVPLNTFWSIHKNFALNSIWADPKREEEQTQSVHPGGNNQIGKVDTDECYLHSAQKRKEEGDLLIPSIILLKRHNVCTNMKSFSLEMSISLKPFTKSGVIFRVLSSDDFLSVILDTTEVDGKLYLLKITNGIPYQLNAPTHMPITPEEWHHLTVSYDGEGVNVTLNDELVVNSKLNERSTELGSVGLIILTGESKFKGISFVPQ, encoded by the exons ATGAAGGCATCCTTCCGCGCGGCCTGCgcgctgcttctcccccttttgtgtaaCGGAGCCCTCGGGCAACTTGTGTCCGACAGCAGGATATTCCTGAAGAACAAAGACGCGTACTGCCTATATGCCGAAAACGTTattgaaaataacaaatttgaAGTGGCTGCGGATGACTGCGACAAGTTGGCACACGGAAATGAG AGCCAAATCACCTGGCTGTCCTCCACGAACGGAAGACTTAGAACGCAAAATGGACTGTGCCTAAAAACGTACAAAAACTTCTTAACCGTTTCGACTTGCTCCCCCGATTTGAACGACAAGTCGGAAATGTGGAAAATCGATTCGGAAAAAAGACTccgaaatgaaaataacagTTGCGCTCAGCTAGCTGGGAACAAATTATTTGCCTTCACTTGCAATGACCTATCCACAAGGGAATTCGAAATTAAGCTCTTTTCCGAGGACGAACTGAATTTTATGAAGgcaaaatatgcacacaaaaagctacaaaatgtgaatgaacaaagtttgcaaaattttcatGCAAAGTCGGAAGTACTCATTAAGAGCTACACCGaagcagaaggaaaaattaataaatttttaaacacagaaaaggaaatgattaaggaaaaggataaaattgCAAACTTAATGAGTGACATTAAATCTCTCATAAACACGTCTTCTTCTTTGGCGAATTATGGAACGGGTGCCCTCATGAAAATATACGACAGCATTGACAtaaggaaaaggaacaatttGTTGAGAGTTCCCCTCGAAAGTTTAGAagtaaatgaagaaaaattaaacgaatTGGGAATTGAAAGTGGACAAGTCAAAATTGTCATTCAAAGTTTTCTTAACCCTCCAGGTGATGGGAACTACACATTTGTTGCGAAAAATGTGGTAGGTAAGCTCACTGTTAAGGTAGACAGTAaggaaattatttcaaaCGCAGACATGGCAAATGAAACAACTGTAAGTAGCTCTCTTGTTCATTTAAACAGAAATAAACTCGTGCCTATATACATCGAGGTGTCATCTGCTGGGGTAGGAACCAACCCACCCATGCCATCCTTCTCATTATTCTGGTCCAGCAAGAACACACCCGAGCAAGTCATAAATTCGCTATACTTGTACACCACTGTGTATGAAAAGGTTTGCTACGCCCCGTTTCAGAAAAAGATAGACTGCGCCACAACCTTCGAGAGAGTGCCTAGGGAGAATAGGGagtcccattttttgtgcccctccGAGTGTGCGGCGGAAGGGGCCTACCCTAATGCGGCTTCTCCCAATTTTGAGGCAAGCCCCCCCACCTGCTACGCGCTAACCGCCCGCATGTGCGCCTCCGCAGTCGAGGCAAACTTGCTGCCACCCCAACGCGGCGGCATCATAAAGGTAACGATAAAAGAGCGAACAAACGAAAATGGCACTCCCGAACCGTGTGCCCTAATTCTACCAACGAACATGGAAGACAATACGTTTAGAGGAATCACAGACATCAAGCTGGTAGACATGGACGATTTTTTCCTGAACTATGAAGCGAACAGAAATTTGTATGAAGGGTACACAGGAGTTGTGACGGATGATAAACATTCCCTACTGACGAAAACGGATTTGTCTAAGAGATACATCTCAGATATTGAAATAAATTGTGACAGAAATTTACGAGACAATTATGAATTCAGTTCTGGGTCCTTCATCGTAAAACGGGTCCAGCGACCCgatttaacaaaaagggaagaagaaagcaTAGTGGTAGATGCATTTGCAGTGTTTGAAAAATACACAAGTGGGGATGGCACTCCTATTTACCTACCCGGGTGGACAAGAAAAACGTGTAACAATATTCAACTCTACGTAAAGTATAGACAACCGAACGATATGATGAACTACCCATCTTTGCTACTAACCTGCGATGATACATTTGAAGAAATCCATTTTGCTAACGAAAATGTGGTAGTTGCACGGTGTCTGCCCTACTGTCTGCACAATGAAAGGCCAGTTCTAGGATCCTACATCTACGGACCGCAGTCAGCTGTATGCAAATCTGCCATTCACTCTGGAGTTATAACAAATAAAGCAGGGGGACTCATACAAATAAGAAAACTGAAAAATATTACCCAGTCGTTTACTAGCACCATGACAATAACAAGAAATGGCGTCGTAGCTACCATCACTgatcataataataaagatTCCTACTACTTAACGAAACCTAATGGGTCCCTTTGTAACTTCCCCAGAACATCTCAAAACATTAACGAGTCTCTAAATTCGGACTCCACTGAAGATGctctcttctccttcatccAGACGAAGTCCTACCTGATGGATGTCCCCCCAGTTGCCCTAGTTCACCGGAAGCACGCCGTTTTGAAGGACCAACTGGTTAACATGCACAATTTGTACAGCACGGAAAGTTACAGGAGGGGATTACTAGGTGGTGGAAGCGGACCTGCGGGGGAAAGTCAGTCCGTTCCACGCGGCGACCATGTCGCTCATTCATCAGATGTAAAGGTAGAGCAAAACCCGCAACTGATGGACTCTTTCACCTCATTCCAGCAAAGCTACGACGCGGAAAAGGGACACCTGcacaaattggcaaaaaaacaaaaaggcatCTTCTCCAActtaataatgaaaaataaacagaTAAACAATTTGAATAAAATCTTGTCCAAGTTAAGAAgcgaacaaaataattacgaGACCTTCATCAGGGAGAACCAATCATCCGTGGTGTCCCTCATAAAACAATTTGCGCTAAtcacaaatggaaaaaaaatgatcatagaaaaattggaaaaggcTCTAGCAGACGTCAAACCGATAACCGTACAgacatttgaagaaaaatacaacTCAACAAATATAAATGACAACTACGTCATCATCGATGGTAGGAGTGTAAGCGGGCCATCAAACTGGGCTGTGGAAAGATTCACGAATGGAAACCTCTTTGCGGCTATCACCAATGATAGGCTCATAAAATCAGGAGAAGAGCTATACGCTTCCTACATCCTCCAGAGACACACTAAGCTGTACAAAGGCTTCATCTCCTGCGATGTTAAAATACCATATGAAGGAAACATAGGAATTGTCATCAAATACAGAGACCATAATAATTACTCCAATTTTGTgataaacaaaaaggagttttACTTTGTCGAAATGACAGATGGGGAAAGGAGTCCGCCAATTAGTAAAAGGCAAATGAAAAGTTTGCCCTTCCAGCTAGGGGCATGGGCAACACTCTTTATCGAGTTTGGCTATAAAAATGTTAGGGCATACATAAACGGGAAATACGTAAACGGatttgaaacaaaaaatgattcATATGGACACGTAGGAGTGGGAATGAACAActgtaaggaaaaaatattcttcgaTAAAATTGTGATCGGTTCTCTCGATCAAGCCAAATACTACAACGGGGCAAGGAAGTCAGTTGCCATTCCTTCCACGAACGATATGGATGATTTccacaaaggggagaaaacaaACCATTCAAATGAAAAACCAGTCAGCGAAGAAGCTACACATATAGCTAGCCAAATCGCGTGCAAACCATTCACAGAAAGGTGCAACCTCCCATTAGACACGAACTGGATGGTTCCTCTAAACACCTTTTGGAGCATTCACAAAAATTTCGCTTTGAACTCAATTTGGGCAGAtcccaaaagggaggaagaacAAACGCAAAGTGTTCACCCGGGGGGAAATAACCAAATTGGAAAAGTCGACACAGACGAGTGCTACCTTCACTCCGCGCAGAAAcggaaagaagaaggagatcTGCTCATCCCATCAATCATCCTCTTAAAGCGTCACAACGTATGTACCAACATGAAATCGTTTTCGCTCGAAATGTCCATTAGCTTAAAACCTTTCACAAAATCTGGGGTCATTTTCAGAGTCCTATCATCTGATGATTTCTTATCTGTCATACTGGACACCACGGAAGTGGATGGAAAATTGTATCTCCTCAAAATTACTAACGGAATTCCATACCAGCTAAATGCACCAACGCATATGCCAATAACCCCCGAAGAGTGGCACCATTTGACGGTGTCCTACGACGGGGAAGGCGTAAATGTCACGCTGAACGACGAACTGGTGGTCAATTCGAAGCTTAACGAACGCAGCACCGAGTTGGGAAGTGTCGGGTTGATAATCCTAACCGGGGAGTCCAAGTTTAAGGGCATCTCCTTCGTTCCACAGTAA
- a CDS encoding 60S ribosomal protein L32, putative (encoded by transcript PVX_098640A), translated as MAVKKVGKIVKKRTKKFTRFQSNRFMRVKPAWRKPRGIDCRVRRRYKGTNLMPSIGYGSNKKTKFLLPNNKYKYIVRNVREMEPLIMNNTKYCVQIAHNVSSKKRREIIERAKQMNVSVINAKAKLQKTEE; from the exons ATGGCagtaaaaaaagtgggaaaaattGTAAAGAAGAGAACGAAGAAGTTCACCCGTTTTCAGTCGAACAGGTTTATGCGTGTTAAG CCCGCATGGAGAAAACCAAGAGGTATTGACTGTCGTGTCAGAAGAAGGTACAAAGGAACGAACTTAATGCCAAGTATTGGCTACggaagcaacaaaaaaacgaaatttttGCTACCAAATAATAAgtacaaatatatagtaaGGAATGTGAGAGAAATGGAACCGTTAATTATGAACAACACAAAGTACTGTGTGCAAATTGCTCATAATGTTTCGAGTAAAAAGAGAAGAGAAATAATTGAGAGAGCCAAACAAATGAACGTGTCGGTTATTAATGCAAAAGCTAAGTTACAAAAAACGGAAGAGTAA
- a CDS encoding TBC domain containing protein (encoded by transcript PVX_098645A) — protein sequence MIVGKNFWDEEKDAPILKRNGNYINKENCEYVCKRAEHFYKIMLSYIKEEIDVEIREDCNDKEILRIIKLDAERTFNKEENRSLLIEVLQSIYPITNDYHQGISFISSFLLLFLEPREVVKIITGLHRYYLPGYFKAMPKAYVRDSRVFLSILNHFHPNLYEHIKNLITPEAFVSKWFIGLNVHVLTFESLMLFFEHLLKEGEIFLFKYSIALCRTLEQEIMNTNDVSKLLALLRLDQKLFPNDYKKSEAQKIGDFFLNIIEASLKVDMTDIDLDKLREEACEQMRLEEERRKQIEMERLLTDDEIIFSDEEEDDLDDDDEGDADEECTDGGDADLTQSEQGDKSDHAGGSENADGSDNADSSENAEGSENAESSENAEGSENAEGSDHAEKPLHVELNKLQLDEANKAKPEDAKEKAFSSGEAQTGDKKSVEKRECEEADFI from the coding sequence ATGATTGTGGGCAAAAACTTCTGGGATGAGGAGAAGGACGCACCTATTTTGAAGAGAAATGGAAATTACATTAACAAAGAGAACTGCGAGTATGTTTGCAAGCGTGCAGAACATTTCTACAAAATAATGTTAAGTTACATTAAGGAGGAAATCGATGTGGAGATTCGAGAAGATTGCAATGATAAAGAAATTTTGaggataataaaattagaCGCTGAAAGGACGTTTaataaggaagaaaatcgATCGTTGCTGATCGAAGTGCTGCAATCCATTTATCCAATAACGAATGATTATCACCAAGGCATATCTTTtatctcttcctttttgttgctttttttagaACCAAGGGAAgtggtaaaaattattaccgGTTTACACAGATATTACTTGCCAGGTTATTTTAAGGCAATGCCGAAGGCATACGTGAGGGATTCTCGTGTGTTTTTAAGCATCCTAAATCATTTCCACCCAAAtttatatgaacatataaaaaacttgATAACTCCAGAAGCATTCGTTTCCAAGTGGTTCATTGGTCTCAATGTGCACGTCTTGACATTCGAATCGCTTATGTTATTTTTCGAGCACTTGTTGaaagaaggagaaatatttttgtttaaatatagtATTGCTTTGTGCAGAACTTTGGAACAAGAAATTATGAACACGAATGACGTGTCTAAGCTTCTAGCGCTGTTGCGATTAGACCAGAAACTTTTCCCcaatgattataaaaaatcgGAAGCGCAGAAAATTGgagatttttttctaaacatTATTGAAGCTTCGTTAAAAGTGGACATGACAGACATCGACTTGGACAAACTGAGGGAAGAAGCGTGTGAACAGATGAGgctggaggaggaaaggAGGAAGCAAATTGAGATGGAGCGCCTTTTGACGGATGacgaaattattttttccgacgaggaggaggacgacctGGATGATGATGACGAGGGCGATGCGGATGAGGAGTGCACCGACGGCGGGGATGCGGACCTGACGCAGAGCGAGCAGGGGGACAAATCGGACCACGCGGGTGGTTCGGAAAACGCGGATGGTTCGGACAACGCGGATAGTTCGGAAAACGCGGAAGGTTCGGAAAACGCGGAAAGTTCGGAAAACGCGGAAGGTTCGGAAAACGCAGAAGGTTCGGATCATGCGGAAAAACCGCTTCACGTGGAGCTGAACAAATTGCAGCTTGACGAGGCCAACAAGGCCAAGCCAGAAGACGCAAAGGAGAAAGCATTTTCGAGTGGAGAGGCCCAAACAGGTGACAAGAAAAGCgtggaaaaaagggagtgtGAAGAGGCGGACTTCATTTGA